The proteins below are encoded in one region of Halostella salina:
- a CDS encoding YgaP family membrane protein, with protein MEKNVGGLDRTARLVLGPLLVAVGVAVAAGYLDIGLAGTIGLVVTALILVAGVIFVVTGTTQKCPANQVAGINTHDK; from the coding sequence ATGGAAAAGAACGTCGGCGGTCTCGACAGAACGGCACGGCTCGTCCTCGGCCCACTCCTCGTTGCGGTCGGTGTCGCAGTAGCGGCAGGCTATCTCGATATCGGACTCGCAGGCACGATTGGGTTGGTGGTCACTGCACTCATCCTCGTCGCAGGTGTAATCTTCGTCGTCACTGGAACGACGCAAAAGTGCCCGGCAAACCAGGTCGCTGGGATCAACACGCACGACAAGTAG